In Tursiops truncatus isolate mTurTru1 chromosome X, mTurTru1.mat.Y, whole genome shotgun sequence, the following proteins share a genomic window:
- the RPGR gene encoding X-linked retinitis pigmentosa GTPase regulator isoform X1 gives MREPEEVVPDSGAVFTFGKTKFAENNPSKFWFKNDIPIYLSCGDEHTAIITGNNKLFMFGSNNWGQLGLGSKSTVNKPTCVKALKLEKMKFAACGRNHTLVSTEGGKVYAAGGNTEGQLGLGDTEERNTFHLISFFTSQHKIKQLSAGSNTSAALTEDGELFMWGDNSEGQIGLQNITSICVPHQVTIGKPISWISCGYYHSAFVTTEGELYTFGEPEYGKLGLPEKLLINHKVPQLVPGIPQKVIQVACGGGHTVALTEKAVYTFGLGQFGQLGLGTFIFETSEPKAVENIKDQKISYVCCGENHTALITDLGLMYTFGDSRHGKLGLGLESFANQFVPTLCSNFLKFIVQLVACGGCHMLVFATPRLDGAEDVELDEIDDCCLPSATSLPISDLTSGNVLQRSLSARVRRREREKSPDCIQTTGTLPPIAGSLIPPVCFPPRSVPFCMSTTNLLEKRMPDKEGPMLPMEPDYFQRKITKGKETDNFSAEDSESLGETTDVLNMTHMMSLNSNEKSLKLSPVQKQKKQETIEKLKQHTAHTENGGSNEYESEEMSKKMKEGKAYKQLLAKGMYMMQAAVTMEAFSDEDVGNNSGQQRPQANTSAESLQKGIFRHENKHGVYPLKSKEIEKENDEGQSQKDSEVEKIVSEKETGLVKMTGLNDIRKSEENRKNIDTFLDDLPNRDMNIEDEENKNFVKESKSNKRDMIFDSERESMEEPDSNLEGDSESQQGTADGFKQPESIEFSSGEKKDEVETDQNLRYSRKFIEQGHEEEIEHRMSKYMAKCGFKGDHVSDTPEEQEGEDDSEGSGIEEQEIDINEEVPGEKEEEEAKFLSDDLTDRAEVSEGEGKPGGEAEHVPEGGGEGIGKEGNSGVEQRSGTGSEEGEEEKDKGGGEMESLGKGEEDLKEEEEREQKEREQGHQEERNKGLEEGEGSEQAGGEGEEEEGKEEEGGEDREGEEKREGKEEEEKGEGEEVEEGEGQEGEEEGQEEEGGEEEGDEQEGEGGAEEGGEEGEEEEGDGDGEGEREGEEEGGEGEGEEEEGEGEREEGEEEEGEGEGQEADREGEEEGEEGGEEEEGEGEEEGGEEEGEGQGEGEEEEGEEEGQEADREGEEEGEEGGEEEEGEGEEGEGEGEEEEGEEEGEGQEAEGEGEKEGEEGGEEEEGEGEEGEGEEEGEGEGKEREKKEGAARERKEEENSRKEGEKEEEEDDEEEEGKYQERGNEESGRQGRQGGGRESSKGSKMRGSVKYDKDKTYPKKFITNREGKGKEHEVQRFKMPVQSKQLLENGPSGSKTFWNNVLPHYLELK, from the exons ATGAGGGAACCCGAGGAGGTGGTGCCCG ATTCGGGTGCTGTGTTTACGTTTGGGAAAACTAAATTTGCTGAAAATAATCCCAGCAAATTCTGGTTTAAAAATGATATACCTATATATCTTTCATGTGGAGATGAACATACTGCTATTATTACAG GAAATAATAAGCTTTTCATGTTTGGCAGTAACAACTGGGGTCAGTTAGGATTAGGATCAAAATCGACTGTTAACAAGCCAACGTGTGTCAAAG ctttaaaactggaaaaaatgaaatttgctgCCTGTGGAAGGAACCACACCCTAGTTTCAACAG AAGGAGGCAAAGTATACGCCGCTGGAGGAAATACTGAAGGACAGCTGGGACTTGGTGATACTGAAGAGAGAAACACTTTTCATCTAATTAGTTTTTTTACATCCCAGCATAAGATTAAACAACTCTCTGCTGGGTCTAACACTTCAGCTGCGCTGACTG aGGATGGAGAGCTTTTCATGTGGGGTGACAATTCTGAGGGGCAAATTGGTTTACAAAATATAACTAGTATATGTGTCCCTCATCAAGTGACCATTGGAAAACCTATCTCCTGGATCTCTTGTGGATATTACCATTCAGCTTTTGTAACAA CGGAGGGAGAACTGTACACCTTTGGAGAACCTGAGTATGGGAAGTTAGGTCTTCCCGAAAAGCTGCTGATCAATCACAAAGTGCCCCAGCTGGTGCCTGGAATTCCTCAGAAGGTGATCCAAGTAGCTTGTGGTGGAGGGCACACAGTTGCGCTCACAG AGAAGGCCGTGTACACCTTTGGGCTGGGACAGTTTGGTCAACTGGGTCTTggcacttttatttttgaaacttcaGAACCCAAAGCCGTTGAAAATATTAAGGATCAGAAAATAAGTTATGTTTGCTGTGGGGAAAACCACACAGCTTTGATAACAG atttagGCCTTATGTATACTTTTGGAGACAGTCGACATGGAAAATTAGGACTTGGACTGGAGAGTTTTGCCAATCAGTTCGTTCCTACTTTGTGTTCTAATTTTTTGAAGTTTATAGTACAGTTG GTTGCTTGCGGTGGATGTCACATGCTAGTTTTTGCCACTCCACGACTTGATGGGGCAGAAGATGTTGAGTTAGATGAAATAGATGATTGTTGCTTACCTTCAGCTACATCTCTGCCCATCAGTGATCTGACTTCAGGAAACGTACTGCAGAGATCTTTATCAGCACGTGTGCGGCGAAGAGAGAGG GAGAAATCCCCAGACTGTATTCAAACGACAGGAACACTACCTCCAATTGCAGGGAGTCTCATACCACCTGTTTGTTTTCCACCTCGTTCAGTTCCTTTCTGTATGTCTACAACTAATCTGCTAGAGAAGAGGATGCCTGATAAAGAGGGCCCTATGCTGCCAATGGAACCAG ATTATTTTCAACGTAAAATAACCaaagggaaagagacagacaatTTTTCAGCAGAGGATTCAGAAAGCCTTGGAGAAACTACTGATGTCTTAAATATG acaCATATGATGAGCCTGAATTCCaatgaaaaatcattaaaattatcaCCAGTTCAAAAACAAAAG aaacaagaaacaattgAGAAACTGAAGCAGCATACAGCTCATACTGAAAATGGCGGTAGTAATGAATATGAAAGTGAAGAGATGTCcaaaaagatgaaagaagggAAAGCATATAAACAACTTTTGGCAAAAGGAATGTACATGATGCAAGCAGCTGTGACTATGGAagcattttcagatgaggacGTAGGTAACAACTCAGGCCAGCAAAGGCCTCAGGCCAACACCAGTGCAGAGAGTTTGCAAAAAGGGATATTTAGACATGAAAATAAGCATGGCGTCTATCCACTTAAGagtaaggaaatagaaaaggaaaatgatgaaggACAAAGTCAGAAGGATTCAGAAGTGGAGAAAATAGTCTCTGAGAAGGAAACTGGTCTGGTGAAAATGACAGGTCTGAATGATATaagaaaaagtgaagagaatagaaaaaatattgatacattccTTGACGACTTACCAAATAGAGACATGAATATTgaggatgaagaaaataaaaactttgttaAGGAAAGTAAAAGTAACAAGCGAGATATGATCTTTGACAGTGAAAGAGAATCTATGGAGGAGCCAGACAGTAACTTGGAAGGTGATAGTGAAAGTCAGCAGGGTACAGCTGATGGATTCAAGCAGCCTGAGTCAATAGAATTTAGCAGTGGAGAGAAAAAGGATGAAGTGGAAACTGACCAAAACTTGCGGTATAGCAGAAAATTTATTGAACAAGGACATGAGGAAGAGATCGAACACAGAATGTCCAAATACATGGCAAAATGTGGTTTTAAGGGTGACCACGTATCAGACACCCCAgaggagcaggaaggagaagaTGATTCAGAAGGAAGTGGAATAGAGGAGCAAGAGATAGATATAAATGAGGAGGTGcctggagaaaaagaggaagaggaagcaaagTTCCTGTCAGATGACCTTACAGACAGAGCAGAGGTGAGTGAAGGCGAGGGAAAGCCAGGGGGAGAGGCAGAGCACGTGCCTGAAGGTGGAGGTGAGGGAATCGGGAAGGAGGGTAATTCAGGAGTGGAACAGAGGAGTGGAACAGGAagtgaggagggggaggaggagaaagacaagggaggaggagaaatggAGAGCCTGGGTAAGGGAGAGGAAGAcctgaaagaggaggaggaacgGGAGCAAAAGGAGAGGGAACAGGGCCAtcaggaggaaagaaacaaagggctggaggaaggggaagggagcgAGCAAGCagggggggaaggagaggaggaggaaggcaaggaggaagaggggggagaagacagagaaggagaggagaagagagaagggaaagaggaagaagagaaaggagagggggaggaagtagaagaaggggaggggcaggaaggagaagaggaagggcaggaagaagaggggggagaggaggagggagatgagcaggagggagaagggggagcagaggagggaggagaagaaggagaggaggaggaaggagatggggacggagaaggggaaagagagggggaggaggaaggaggagagggagaaggagaggaggaggagggagagggagaaagagaagaaggggaggaggaggaaggggagggggaggggcaggaagcagacagggagggagaagaggagggggaagaaggaggagaagaggaagaaggagagggggaggaggaaggaggagaggaggagggagaggggcaaggagaaggagaggaggaagaaggagaggaggaggggcaggaagcagacagggagggagaagaggagggggaagaaggaggagaagaggaagaaggagagggggaggagggggaaggagagggggaggaggaggaaggagaggaggagggggaggggcaggaagcagagggggagggagaaaaggagggggaagaaggaggagaagaggaagaaggagagggggaggagggggaaggagaggaagagggagagggggaaggcaaggaaagggaaaagaaggaggGGGCAgcgagggagaggaaagaggaagaaaacagcaggaaagaaggggagaaggaagaagaggaggatgatgaggaagaggagggaaagtaCCAGGAGAGAGGCAATGAAGAAAGTGGAAGGCAGGGAAGACAGGGTGGAGGAAGAGAATCCAGCAAAGGGAGCAAGATGAGAGGATCTGTGAAATATGACAAAGATAAAACATATCCAAAAAAGTTTATTACTaacagggaaggaaaggggaaagagcaTGAAGTACAGAGGTTCAAAATGCCAGTGCAGTCAAAACAACTCTTAGAAAATGGGCCATCAGGTTCCAAAACATTTTGGAATAATGTATTACCACATTATTTGGAATTGAAGTAA
- the RPGR gene encoding X-linked retinitis pigmentosa GTPase regulator isoform X5 translates to MREPEEVVPDSGAVFTFGKTKFAENNPSKFWFKNDIPIYLSCGDEHTAIITGNNKLFMFGSNNWGQLGLGSKSTVNKPTCVKALKLEKMKFAACGRNHTLVSTEGGKVYAAGGNTEGQLGLGDTEERNTFHLISFFTSQHKIKQLSAGSNTSAALTEDGELFMWGDNSEGQIGLQNITSICVPHQVTIGKPISWISCGYYHSAFVTTEGELYTFGEPEYGKLGLPEKLLINHKVPQLVPGIPQKVIQVACGGGHTVALTDLGLMYTFGDSRHGKLGLGLESFANQFVPTLCSNFLKFIVQLVACGGCHMLVFATPRLDGAEDVELDEIDDCCLPSATSLPISDLTSGNVLQRSLSARVRRREREKSPDCIQTTGTLPPIAGSLIPPVCFPPRSVPFCMSTTNLLEKRMPDKEGPMLPMEPDYFQRKITKGKETDNFSAEDSESLGETTDVLNMTHMMSLNSNEKSLKLSPVQKQKVSGKNTRKKQETIEKLKQHTAHTENGGSNEYESEEMSKKMKEGKAYKQLLAKGMYMMQAAVTMEAFSDEDVGNNSGQQRPQANTSAESLQKGIFRHENKHGVYPLKSKEIEKENDEGQSQKDSEVEKIVSEKETGLVKMTGLNDIRKSEENRKNIDTFLDDLPNRDMNIEDEENKNFVKESKSNKRDMIFDSERESMEEPDSNLEGDSESQQGTADGFKQPESIEFSSGEKKDEVETDQNLRYSRKFIEQGHEEEIEHRMSKYMAKCGFKGDHVSDTPEEQEGEDDSEGSGIEEQEIDINEEVPGEKEEEEAKFLSDDLTDRAEVSEGEGKPGGEAEHVPEGGGEGIGKEGNSGVEQRSGTGSEEGEEEKDKGGGEMESLGKGEEDLKEEEEREQKEREQGHQEERNKGLEEGEGSEQAGGEGEEEEGKEEEGGEDREGEEKREGKEEEEKGEGEEVEEGEGQEGEEEGQEEEGGEEEGDEQEGEGGAEEGGEEGEEEEGDGDGEGEREGEEEGGEGEGEEEEGEGEREEGEEEEGEGEGQEADREGEEEGEEGGEEEEGEGEEEGGEEEGEGQGEGEEEEGEEEGQEADREGEEEGEEGGEEEEGEGEEGEGEGEEEEGEEEGEGQEAEGEGEKEGEEGGEEEEGEGEEGEGEEEGEGEGKEREKKEGAARERKEEENSRKEGEKEEEEDDEEEEGKYQERGNEESGRQGRQGGGRESSKGSKMRGSVKYDKDKTYPKKFITNREGKGKEHEVQRFKMPVQSKQLLENGPSGSKTFWNNVLPHYLELK, encoded by the exons ATGAGGGAACCCGAGGAGGTGGTGCCCG ATTCGGGTGCTGTGTTTACGTTTGGGAAAACTAAATTTGCTGAAAATAATCCCAGCAAATTCTGGTTTAAAAATGATATACCTATATATCTTTCATGTGGAGATGAACATACTGCTATTATTACAG GAAATAATAAGCTTTTCATGTTTGGCAGTAACAACTGGGGTCAGTTAGGATTAGGATCAAAATCGACTGTTAACAAGCCAACGTGTGTCAAAG ctttaaaactggaaaaaatgaaatttgctgCCTGTGGAAGGAACCACACCCTAGTTTCAACAG AAGGAGGCAAAGTATACGCCGCTGGAGGAAATACTGAAGGACAGCTGGGACTTGGTGATACTGAAGAGAGAAACACTTTTCATCTAATTAGTTTTTTTACATCCCAGCATAAGATTAAACAACTCTCTGCTGGGTCTAACACTTCAGCTGCGCTGACTG aGGATGGAGAGCTTTTCATGTGGGGTGACAATTCTGAGGGGCAAATTGGTTTACAAAATATAACTAGTATATGTGTCCCTCATCAAGTGACCATTGGAAAACCTATCTCCTGGATCTCTTGTGGATATTACCATTCAGCTTTTGTAACAA CGGAGGGAGAACTGTACACCTTTGGAGAACCTGAGTATGGGAAGTTAGGTCTTCCCGAAAAGCTGCTGATCAATCACAAAGTGCCCCAGCTGGTGCCTGGAATTCCTCAGAAGGTGATCCAAGTAGCTTGTGGTGGAGGGCACACAGTTGCGCTCACAG atttagGCCTTATGTATACTTTTGGAGACAGTCGACATGGAAAATTAGGACTTGGACTGGAGAGTTTTGCCAATCAGTTCGTTCCTACTTTGTGTTCTAATTTTTTGAAGTTTATAGTACAGTTG GTTGCTTGCGGTGGATGTCACATGCTAGTTTTTGCCACTCCACGACTTGATGGGGCAGAAGATGTTGAGTTAGATGAAATAGATGATTGTTGCTTACCTTCAGCTACATCTCTGCCCATCAGTGATCTGACTTCAGGAAACGTACTGCAGAGATCTTTATCAGCACGTGTGCGGCGAAGAGAGAGG GAGAAATCCCCAGACTGTATTCAAACGACAGGAACACTACCTCCAATTGCAGGGAGTCTCATACCACCTGTTTGTTTTCCACCTCGTTCAGTTCCTTTCTGTATGTCTACAACTAATCTGCTAGAGAAGAGGATGCCTGATAAAGAGGGCCCTATGCTGCCAATGGAACCAG ATTATTTTCAACGTAAAATAACCaaagggaaagagacagacaatTTTTCAGCAGAGGATTCAGAAAGCCTTGGAGAAACTACTGATGTCTTAAATATG acaCATATGATGAGCCTGAATTCCaatgaaaaatcattaaaattatcaCCAGTTCAAAAACAAAAG GTTTCTGGAAAGAACACAAGAAAG aaacaagaaacaattgAGAAACTGAAGCAGCATACAGCTCATACTGAAAATGGCGGTAGTAATGAATATGAAAGTGAAGAGATGTCcaaaaagatgaaagaagggAAAGCATATAAACAACTTTTGGCAAAAGGAATGTACATGATGCAAGCAGCTGTGACTATGGAagcattttcagatgaggacGTAGGTAACAACTCAGGCCAGCAAAGGCCTCAGGCCAACACCAGTGCAGAGAGTTTGCAAAAAGGGATATTTAGACATGAAAATAAGCATGGCGTCTATCCACTTAAGagtaaggaaatagaaaaggaaaatgatgaaggACAAAGTCAGAAGGATTCAGAAGTGGAGAAAATAGTCTCTGAGAAGGAAACTGGTCTGGTGAAAATGACAGGTCTGAATGATATaagaaaaagtgaagagaatagaaaaaatattgatacattccTTGACGACTTACCAAATAGAGACATGAATATTgaggatgaagaaaataaaaactttgttaAGGAAAGTAAAAGTAACAAGCGAGATATGATCTTTGACAGTGAAAGAGAATCTATGGAGGAGCCAGACAGTAACTTGGAAGGTGATAGTGAAAGTCAGCAGGGTACAGCTGATGGATTCAAGCAGCCTGAGTCAATAGAATTTAGCAGTGGAGAGAAAAAGGATGAAGTGGAAACTGACCAAAACTTGCGGTATAGCAGAAAATTTATTGAACAAGGACATGAGGAAGAGATCGAACACAGAATGTCCAAATACATGGCAAAATGTGGTTTTAAGGGTGACCACGTATCAGACACCCCAgaggagcaggaaggagaagaTGATTCAGAAGGAAGTGGAATAGAGGAGCAAGAGATAGATATAAATGAGGAGGTGcctggagaaaaagaggaagaggaagcaaagTTCCTGTCAGATGACCTTACAGACAGAGCAGAGGTGAGTGAAGGCGAGGGAAAGCCAGGGGGAGAGGCAGAGCACGTGCCTGAAGGTGGAGGTGAGGGAATCGGGAAGGAGGGTAATTCAGGAGTGGAACAGAGGAGTGGAACAGGAagtgaggagggggaggaggagaaagacaagggaggaggagaaatggAGAGCCTGGGTAAGGGAGAGGAAGAcctgaaagaggaggaggaacgGGAGCAAAAGGAGAGGGAACAGGGCCAtcaggaggaaagaaacaaagggctggaggaaggggaagggagcgAGCAAGCagggggggaaggagaggaggaggaaggcaaggaggaagaggggggagaagacagagaaggagaggagaagagagaagggaaagaggaagaagagaaaggagagggggaggaagtagaagaaggggaggggcaggaaggagaagaggaagggcaggaagaagaggggggagaggaggagggagatgagcaggagggagaagggggagcagaggagggaggagaagaaggagaggaggaggaaggagatggggacggagaaggggaaagagagggggaggaggaaggaggagagggagaaggagaggaggaggagggagagggagaaagagaagaaggggaggaggaggaaggggagggggaggggcaggaagcagacagggagggagaagaggagggggaagaaggaggagaagaggaagaaggagagggggaggaggaaggaggagaggaggagggagaggggcaaggagaaggagaggaggaagaaggagaggaggaggggcaggaagcagacagggagggagaagaggagggggaagaaggaggagaagaggaagaaggagagggggaggagggggaaggagagggggaggaggaggaaggagaggaggagggggaggggcaggaagcagagggggagggagaaaaggagggggaagaaggaggagaagaggaagaaggagagggggaggagggggaaggagaggaagagggagagggggaaggcaaggaaagggaaaagaaggaggGGGCAgcgagggagaggaaagaggaagaaaacagcaggaaagaaggggagaaggaagaagaggaggatgatgaggaagaggagggaaagtaCCAGGAGAGAGGCAATGAAGAAAGTGGAAGGCAGGGAAGACAGGGTGGAGGAAGAGAATCCAGCAAAGGGAGCAAGATGAGAGGATCTGTGAAATATGACAAAGATAAAACATATCCAAAAAAGTTTATTACTaacagggaaggaaaggggaaagagcaTGAAGTACAGAGGTTCAAAATGCCAGTGCAGTCAAAACAACTCTTAGAAAATGGGCCATCAGGTTCCAAAACATTTTGGAATAATGTATTACCACATTATTTGGAATTGAAGTAA
- the RPGR gene encoding X-linked retinitis pigmentosa GTPase regulator isoform X13 — MREPEEVVPDSGAVFTFGKTKFAENNPSKFWFKNDIPIYLSCGDEHTAIITGNNKLFMFGSNNWGQLGLGSKSTVNKPTCVKALKLEKMKFAACGRNHTLVSTEGGKVYAAGGNTEGQLGLGDTEERNTFHLISFFTSQHKIKQLSAGSNTSAALTEDGELFMWGDNSEGQIGLQNITSICVPHQVTIGKPISWISCGYYHSAFVTTEGELYTFGEPEYGKLGLPEKLLINHKVPQLVPGIPQKVIQVACGGGHTVALTEKAVYTFGLGQFGQLGLGTFIFETSEPKAVENIKDQKISYVCCGENHTALITDLGLMYTFGDSRHGKLGLGLESFANQFVPTLCSNFLKFIVQLVACGGCHMLVFATPRLDGAEDVELDEIDDCCLPSATSLPISDLTSGNVLQRSLSARVRRREREKSPDCIQTTGTLPPIAGSLIPPVCFPPRSVPFCMSTTNLLEKRMPDKEGPMLPMEPDYFQRKITKGKETDNFSAEDSESLGETTDVLNMTHMMSLNSNEKSLKLSPVQKQKKQETIEKLKQHTAHTENGGSNEYESEEMSKKMKEGKAYKQLLAKGMYMMQAAVTMEAFSDEDVGNNSGQQRPQANTSAESLQKGIFRHENKHGVYPLKSKEIEKENDEGQSQKDSEVEKIVSEKETGLVKMTGLNDIRKSEENRKNIDTFLDDLPNRDMNIEDEENKNFVKESKSNKRDMIFDSERESMEEPDSNLEGDSESQQGTADGFKQPESIEFSSGEKKDEVETDQNLRYSRKFIEQGHEEEIEHRMSKYMAKCGFKGDHVSDTPEEQEGEDDSEGSGIEEQEIDINEEVPGEKEEEEAKFLSDDLTDRAEDHEFSEDDEPEDVHEEIKEYLEGEKKATGENKSVPADEHSETNNSVKKVLTAIEKDTKANREEQAIHEYSENPKGNMHDRAKSNSSEILEDSKSTKKSKKIFLFKRMSLTSQKSRKQNNNEPLPEIKSIGDKIAFKKNKKDANKKHMGQNHQDTSPPNMERRSKSCIIL; from the exons ATGAGGGAACCCGAGGAGGTGGTGCCCG ATTCGGGTGCTGTGTTTACGTTTGGGAAAACTAAATTTGCTGAAAATAATCCCAGCAAATTCTGGTTTAAAAATGATATACCTATATATCTTTCATGTGGAGATGAACATACTGCTATTATTACAG GAAATAATAAGCTTTTCATGTTTGGCAGTAACAACTGGGGTCAGTTAGGATTAGGATCAAAATCGACTGTTAACAAGCCAACGTGTGTCAAAG ctttaaaactggaaaaaatgaaatttgctgCCTGTGGAAGGAACCACACCCTAGTTTCAACAG AAGGAGGCAAAGTATACGCCGCTGGAGGAAATACTGAAGGACAGCTGGGACTTGGTGATACTGAAGAGAGAAACACTTTTCATCTAATTAGTTTTTTTACATCCCAGCATAAGATTAAACAACTCTCTGCTGGGTCTAACACTTCAGCTGCGCTGACTG aGGATGGAGAGCTTTTCATGTGGGGTGACAATTCTGAGGGGCAAATTGGTTTACAAAATATAACTAGTATATGTGTCCCTCATCAAGTGACCATTGGAAAACCTATCTCCTGGATCTCTTGTGGATATTACCATTCAGCTTTTGTAACAA CGGAGGGAGAACTGTACACCTTTGGAGAACCTGAGTATGGGAAGTTAGGTCTTCCCGAAAAGCTGCTGATCAATCACAAAGTGCCCCAGCTGGTGCCTGGAATTCCTCAGAAGGTGATCCAAGTAGCTTGTGGTGGAGGGCACACAGTTGCGCTCACAG AGAAGGCCGTGTACACCTTTGGGCTGGGACAGTTTGGTCAACTGGGTCTTggcacttttatttttgaaacttcaGAACCCAAAGCCGTTGAAAATATTAAGGATCAGAAAATAAGTTATGTTTGCTGTGGGGAAAACCACACAGCTTTGATAACAG atttagGCCTTATGTATACTTTTGGAGACAGTCGACATGGAAAATTAGGACTTGGACTGGAGAGTTTTGCCAATCAGTTCGTTCCTACTTTGTGTTCTAATTTTTTGAAGTTTATAGTACAGTTG GTTGCTTGCGGTGGATGTCACATGCTAGTTTTTGCCACTCCACGACTTGATGGGGCAGAAGATGTTGAGTTAGATGAAATAGATGATTGTTGCTTACCTTCAGCTACATCTCTGCCCATCAGTGATCTGACTTCAGGAAACGTACTGCAGAGATCTTTATCAGCACGTGTGCGGCGAAGAGAGAGG GAGAAATCCCCAGACTGTATTCAAACGACAGGAACACTACCTCCAATTGCAGGGAGTCTCATACCACCTGTTTGTTTTCCACCTCGTTCAGTTCCTTTCTGTATGTCTACAACTAATCTGCTAGAGAAGAGGATGCCTGATAAAGAGGGCCCTATGCTGCCAATGGAACCAG ATTATTTTCAACGTAAAATAACCaaagggaaagagacagacaatTTTTCAGCAGAGGATTCAGAAAGCCTTGGAGAAACTACTGATGTCTTAAATATG acaCATATGATGAGCCTGAATTCCaatgaaaaatcattaaaattatcaCCAGTTCAAAAACAAAAG aaacaagaaacaattgAGAAACTGAAGCAGCATACAGCTCATACTGAAAATGGCGGTAGTAATGAATATGAAAGTGAAGAGATGTCcaaaaagatgaaagaagggAAAGCATATAAACAACTTTTGGCAAAAGGAATGTACATGATGCAAGCAGCTGTGACTATGGAagcattttcagatgaggacGTAGGTAACAACTCAGGCCAGCAAAGGCCTCAGGCCAACACCAGTGCAGAGAGTTTGCAAAAAGGGATATTTAGACATGAAAATAAGCATGGCGTCTATCCACTTAAGagtaaggaaatagaaaaggaaaatgatgaaggACAAAGTCAGAAGGATTCAGAAGTGGAGAAAATAGTCTCTGAGAAGGAAACTGGTCTGGTGAAAATGACAGGTCTGAATGATATaagaaaaagtgaagagaatagaaaaaatattgatacattccTTGACGACTTACCAAATAGAGACATGAATATTgaggatgaagaaaataaaaactttgttaAGGAAAGTAAAAGTAACAAGCGAGATATGATCTTTGACAGTGAAAGAGAATCTATGGAGGAGCCAGACAGTAACTTGGAAGGTGATAGTGAAAGTCAGCAGGGTACAGCTGATGGATTCAAGCAGCCTGAGTCAATAGAATTTAGCAGTGGAGAGAAAAAGGATGAAGTGGAAACTGACCAAAACTTGCGGTATAGCAGAAAATTTATTGAACAAGGACATGAGGAAGAGATCGAACACAGAATGTCCAAATACATGGCAAAATGTGGTTTTAAGGGTGACCACGTATCAGACACCCCAgaggagcaggaaggagaagaTGATTCAGAAGGAAGTGGAATAGAGGAGCAAGAGATAGATATAAATGAGGAGGTGcctggagaaaaagaggaagaggaagcaaagTTCCTGTCAGATGACCTTACAGACAGAGCAGAG GATCACGAATTTTCAGAAGATGATGAGCCAGAAGACGTGCATGAGGAAATTAAGGAATATCTAGAAGGCGAGAAGAAAGctacaggagaaaataaaagtgttcCTGCAGACGAACACAGTGAAACCAACAACTCAGTTAAAAAGGTATTGACAGCCATTGAAAAG GACACAAAAGCCAACCGAGAGGAACAGGCCATTCATGAATACAGTGAAAATCCAAAAG GAAATATGCATGATCGTGCAAAGAGCAATTCTTCAGAGATCCTGGAAGATAGTaaatcaacaaaaaaatcaaagaag